The DNA sequence CCTCTCcggaccccgtcaaatcataccaaccagtcccaaaacataacacggatctactagaggtctcaaatcacacaaagtaatatcaaaactacaaatcgcacctcCATTCAAGCTTAATAAGCTAATTAACGtttaactttcaaaactcatgtcgaaccacgTCTAATCAACTCTAAgtaaccccaaattttgcacacaagtcccaaatgagataacgaacctattctaacTTATGAAACAACAATCCCAACCCAATAACCTCAATtatcaactcctggtcaaacctatagactttaaaccttcaaatttccaactttcgccaaaaagaaccaaatcaacctatgaacctccaaatccaaatccggacatatttccaagtccaaaatcaccatatgaacctattggaacaatcaaaataccattccagagtcgtttacataaaagtcaaacctcggtcaactcttacaacttaagcttccaaccttggaactaagtgttccaattcactccaaaaccttctcAAAGCCAACCCACCTATCCCCgaaagtcatataacaacaaataCACATATAGGGAGCATCAAATGGGGAAAtggggctcaaatacataaaatgactgTTTAGGTTGTTATATTCttcccatcttaaacaaacgttcgtcctcgaaagagtttagaatcatacctgggatatcaaaaagatgaggatatttTCTCTGAATATCATGATCGGTATCCCAGGTCACCTCCTTGACAagttgacctctccactaaaccttcaccgaTGCAATATCCTTCGACCTCAGTTTCTAAACCTACATATCCAAAATGTCCaccggttcctcaacataagtcaaatactTATCCAACTGCACCGatctgaaatccaacacatgtgatagatCCTTATAGTACTTCGGaatcatggaaacatggaacaccagatggacTCCCAAAAATCTAGGTGGCAGAGCAAGTCTGTAcaccacctcaccaactctctccaagaCCTCGATTGGACAATTAtattgagggctcaacttgcccttctttccaaaccccatcacacccttctcaggcaaaACTTTGAGAAGGACCCTCTCACCCTCCATAAAAGCTACATCGCGAACCTTTTTGTCAGCATAGCTCTTCTTCACGGACTGCATTGTACAAAGTCGtgcctgaatcaatttcacattCTCTAAAGCATCACGAATTGGATTagtgcccaataacctagcctccccaggctcaaagAGACCAATCGGAGAACAATATCGCCTCCCATATAGTGTCTTATATGGATCCAACCGGATACTCAATTGGTAtatgttgttgtaggcgaactctgctacCAGTAGAAACTGATTCTACtagcctccaaaatcaatgatgtaggctctcaacatatcctctaagatctgaatagttCGCTCGGACTGTCTGTTCGTCTGTGGGTGAAATGTAGTACTCAGCTCAACctacgtgcccaactcacgctgcatgGCTCTCCTAAAAtatgatgtaaactgagtgcctcgaTCCGAGATAATGGACACATGCACACCATGC is a window from the Nicotiana tomentosiformis chromosome 10, ASM39032v3, whole genome shotgun sequence genome containing:
- the LOC138899857 gene encoding uncharacterized protein; its protein translation is MYRNLKQHYWWVRMKKDTVEHVAWCLNCFPQTLKIFDAVWVIVDRLTKSTHFIPVMTSYTLEQLVKRYIREIVRLHEFAYNNIYQLSIRLDPYKTLYGRRYCSPIGLFEPGEARLLGTNPIRDALENVKLIQARLCTMQSVKKSYADKKVRDVAFMEGERVLLKVLPEKGVMGFGKKGKLSPQYNCPIEVLERVGEVVYRLALPPRFLGVHLVFHVSMIPKYYKDLSHVLDFRSVQLDKYLTYVEEPVDILDM